One region of Aeromicrobium sp. Sec7.5 genomic DNA includes:
- a CDS encoding Bug family tripartite tricarboxylate transporter substrate binding protein, whose protein sequence is MTSRRWSRALALALAAVLVATVSACGVTRDGTDPDNRRLRMMIPNSPGGGYDLTGRAAAQTMEQEGLTGRFEINNVIGASGTVAMQRLLNEEGSEDVMLLMGLGVVGAVFTNRSDATVDRATPIAGLVAEAEGILVPADSPFQTLDDLVEAWKADPGSITVGGGSSPGGPDHLFPMQLAQTVGIDPNDVNYISYDGGGPLTTALLGEKIDVGMSGLGEFQGQIDSGELRVLAVSGAERLETVDAPTLREGGVDMEFLNWRGVLAPPGISTEARQELVDLLTEMRETPEWDEALERNGWIDNFMVGQEFEEFLIDQNDRVEQTLKELGLA, encoded by the coding sequence ATGACATCACGTCGATGGAGCCGTGCTCTCGCACTGGCCCTCGCCGCCGTCCTCGTCGCCACCGTATCCGCGTGTGGTGTGACGCGTGACGGCACCGACCCCGACAACCGACGGCTGCGGATGATGATCCCCAACAGCCCCGGTGGCGGCTACGACCTCACCGGTCGTGCGGCGGCCCAGACGATGGAGCAGGAGGGGCTGACCGGTCGGTTCGAGATCAACAACGTCATCGGTGCGAGCGGCACCGTCGCGATGCAGCGGCTGCTCAACGAGGAGGGGTCCGAGGACGTCATGCTCCTGATGGGCCTGGGCGTCGTCGGTGCCGTGTTCACCAACCGGTCCGACGCCACGGTCGACCGGGCCACCCCGATCGCCGGGCTCGTCGCGGAGGCCGAGGGCATCCTCGTCCCGGCGGACTCGCCCTTCCAGACGCTGGACGACCTGGTCGAGGCCTGGAAGGCCGATCCGGGCAGCATCACGGTCGGTGGCGGCTCCTCACCCGGTGGCCCCGATCACCTCTTCCCGATGCAGCTGGCGCAGACCGTCGGCATCGATCCGAACGACGTCAACTACATCTCCTACGACGGCGGCGGTCCGCTCACGACCGCGCTGCTCGGCGAGAAGATCGACGTCGGCATGTCGGGGCTCGGCGAGTTCCAGGGCCAGATCGACAGCGGCGAGCTGCGCGTCCTCGCGGTCTCGGGCGCCGAGCGCCTCGAGACCGTCGACGCCCCGACGCTCCGCGAGGGGGGCGTCGACATGGAGTTCCTGAACTGGCGCGGTGTTCTCGCACCCCCGGGGATCTCGACCGAGGCCCGTCAGGAGCTCGTGGACCTCCTGACCGAGATGCGCGAGACGCCCGAGTGGGACGAGGCCCTCGAGCGCAACGGATGGATCGACAACTTCATGGTCGGCCAGGAGTTCGAGGAGTTCCTCATCGACCAGAACGACCGCGTCGAGCAGACGCTGAAGGAGCTGGGACTGGCATGA